In Ostrinia nubilalis chromosome 12, ilOstNubi1.1, whole genome shotgun sequence, one DNA window encodes the following:
- the LOC135076506 gene encoding uncharacterized protein CG16817-like, whose protein sequence is MSGESPIPPPVLWAQRKEDVFLTFSVESKEPNIKIEKDSVHFKGINAQDNKVLEVTIPLYDAVIPENSGFINKGRCIEMVLRKEKKDAPYWPSLTKDKKKPHYLKIDFNKWRDEDDEEENGGGNDTYDIEEMLRSMGGGGPGGAAGDKAEKPSFDDLESDSDDENLPDLE, encoded by the coding sequence ATGTCGGGCGAATCTCCAATCCCACCTCCAGTTTTATGGGCCCAGCGGAAGGAGGACGTCTTCCTCACGTTTAGCGTCGAATCTAAAGAGCCGAATATTAAAATAGAAAAGGATTCAGTTCATTTTAAAGGTATCAACGCTCAAGACAATAAAGTTTTAGAGGTGACAATACCATTGTACGATGCTGTGATACCTGAAAATAGTGGATTCATTAATAAAGGAAGGTGTATAGAAATGGTGCTACGTAAAGAAAAGAAAGACGCTCCTTACTGGCCTTCACTAACAAAAGATAAGAAAAAGCCGCATTATCTCAAGATCGACTTCAACAAGTGGAGAGACGAAGATGATGAAGAAGAAAATGGTGGTGGTAATGATACTTATGACATAGAAGAAATGCTGCGTTCAATGGGGGGCGGCGGCCCAGGTGGTGCAGCCGGTGATAAGGCAGAGAAACCCTCCTTCGACGACTTAGAAAGTGATTCAGATGATGAAAACCTACCAGATCTAGAATGA